The segment TTTCTTTTCCCCTTGAGTAAATAGGCTAGGATAACCCATACATTTCTTCTTGGTGGTTTGATCTCCATGCAGTTAAGGATATAGAAATTGATCTTTGAGtgtattttatttgtcttttgtctttagtccaggctggtcttgaacttaaagcAATCCTGTTTGGGTCTGCTGAGGACCCAGGTGACAGTCATGGAAGATACTTTGTGCTCTCAAATGTCAGAACTAAATCTTccctttctactttattttagaGAATAGTGAAATCATAGGCTCCAGGTGGGgaacacttttaatcccagtgcttgggagccagaggcagggggatctctgagttcaaggctaatctgGTGTTCATAGAGAGCTTgtcttaacaaaacaaacaactacagcaacaaaaccccaaagactgtgtttgttttttttataatgaagaaatactaatttttaaatgtgttgtTTCAGGTTAGAAAAGCGCCAAATGCCAGTGATTTTGATCAGTGGGCGACAGAAACCATTGCCTCTAATTCAGAAGTCACAGGCTTGAGTGTCCCTGTGACAGTTCCAAGTGACTTGCTGAGCCCCACTGAACACTGTACTTCAGGAAAGCTGGGAAAGACAACTGGACTACTGCCAGTGAATAATGAGGACCAACAAAGCCCTGAGAGGATGGGTCTGCCTAAAGACTCAGAGGTGTTTGGTTCTCTGAAGCAGTGTGAGAGTCCAGGAAGCAGGTGGGCAGAAAATGGAGCTGCTCCAAGGCTTTCTTCAGCAAGCTCACAAGAGACTGTCATTTCTGACGATCCCCTCTTagcaaaggaagaacaggagcCATCATGTTTGGCTGAAGTCACTCCAGATCCCTACATAATAAGCCTTCAGAATCTAAtgaagaggtcaaaggaatatgTGGAAAGAGAGCAATCTAGCTGGAGTCTGAGAAGTAGTTTAAAGAAAAGTGTTCATGAAACTCATTCAGACAAAGAAAACGATGCTGCTAAGGCCAGTGACTGTGTAAAGGAGAAGGCTCCACCCATGCCCGTAGGCCGGCACTGTGGCTCTGCCATCCCTGACAAACCAAGCCTTAATAAGTCCAATGTACTCCTCCAAGGTGCCTCTCAAGCAAGCAGCCTGGGCACCTCCGTTTTAGctagctttttaaaaacagacCTACCTGTAGGAACTGGTCCTCCCACTGTTCCAGATGCCGAGTCAGATTTTAAAGTTATTCCTACCTTTGTTActgaaaataaagttaaaagtcTTATAGGTCCATATGCCAAATTACCTAGTCCAGAGCCAAGTATGAGTCCTACAATGCATCGAAGGCATTCCCGGTCATCATCAGCATGTCAGATCCTTATAAACAACCCAGTAAATGCCTGTGAGCTAAGCccaaagggaaaagaagaggCAGTAGATAGAATCGCTCCAGCTGCTGCTGAAACAAATGAATCTGAAATTGTGCCAAAGCCACCAACTGATTTGACAGGGGTTGGTTCAAGCAAGGTTTCTGCTACCAAAGTCATGTCAGATACCATAAGAGAGATGGTTATGGGTAAGCCAAGTCAGGTGCATCAGGCTTTAGGAAATCAATTAGGCAATAATGTCACTGTTGAGCAGTTTGCTATGGAAGGTCCCTTCATACCTGATGGCAGGGGAATGCAGAAAGTAGATGGTACTTGTATAGCTGTGCCCAAGTTGCATGAACTGCAACCCACCAGTCAGTGTGTGTCAAGTCAAACCTTGGAAGATGCATGTGGACTCAAGGCAGCCAGTGTGCTAGCAAAAAACTCCTGCAATGTACAGATGGAACTGAATAAATCTTACGATGTGAAACGCCCATCTCCCTTACTTATGCAAACCCAGAATTCTAGACAGCAGATGGACACACCTCCAGTGCCCCGCGGAAATGAACAGTTTGTAGATAACAGTTTTGAAAAAGTTAAGCGGAGACTTGATTTAGATGTTGAtagtttacaaaaagaaaattgtCCGCATATTCTGACAGCTGGATCAGCTGAGCAGGAAAGGGAACGTCCGCCAGAAAGAAGATACCCTAAGGGATCTGTCTATGGTAACAAGAATAAGATGCTAGAAACTAGCCCTAAAGGTAAGAAAACTTAGAAGTGATTGTGAAATAATTGTCCTCTGTGTGTCAGGGCACTTAATTTTACTGATTGTACTAGAAGCATTGCATATGCTTACTGCCCTTTGTtagggttttgattttgttttttccagacagggtttctctgtgtagtcctggctgtcttgaaactcactctgtagagcaggctgcctttgaagtcacagagatccatttgcctcttgatccctaatgctgggattaaaagtgtatgcccATACAACCGCCCACCCtttaggatttctttttcttttttttatcttcagagatttatttattttatatatgtgagtgtagcttcttcagacacaccagaagggggcatcggatcccatttcagatggttgtgactgaccatgtggttgctgggaattaaactcaggacctctggaagggcagtcagtgctctaaaccactcagtcatctctccagcctgttaaGATTTCTTAAATCGAGTGATGAGGCTTTCATAGGCCACTCTGTAGAAAATAGTGCTGATTTCACGGAGGCTTCTCACATGAAGCATGCTTTTAATCTAGTGTGTTACTGAGGTCTTCTCTGGACcatggtttctgttgtttctgctgGGCACCTTTTCACGTACTTGTTCCTTTGGTATAGCTTTTCCATCGGACCCTTTAGAGTGCCATAAATGAGGCTCTGGTGGTGACTGGAATAGCTTCTTATTGGTGAACTCAGCTTCATGCTTCTGTCTTACGTCCTCTCATtactacatgtctgtctgtctctgttgttgattttgttgtcATAGTTTGTAATTATGTGGAAGATATAAATTGAGTAAATTAAGCTCTTCGATTTAGGACAAAAATAAGTTTAGTACAGAATACTTAAAATCTCCTttatcaacaaacaaacaaaaaataagctAGGCAGTGGTAGAgcacgcttttaatcccaacacttgggaggcagagacatgtagctctcttgagttcaaaggcagcttggtctacagagcaagttctagaacagccagggctacagagagaaccctgtctcaaaacaagcaagcaagcaaataaaaattaCCTTTATAAGAACCTTAATAAAACTACTCAGTAGGTAGGTGAGGTAACATAGtcattcaatcccagcacttgcgaGGGAGAGGCAAGTGAAACCAACCCTGGTCTACTTAGCCTgctaaggctacatagtgagaccctgttccaaaacaaaattataccccccaccccaccccccaaaaaaagccatAACCAGTTGGTACCTGTGGAATCACCTTGCATCTTCCAAGTACAGACCCATGCGTGGGTGAAGTGAATGTCAAAGAACATGAAGCCAAGCCAGATGGTAGTGTTTGAGTGAATGTACAGGATGTGGCTCGTCATGCATGCTGGGTCGCTCGCTGTGAGAGTGAGTAAGGAGGTGGTGGCACAGTGCAGTTGCAGCTGCCCATAGCTCCCTGTGCCTCTTCACTTAGAGAGTTCTTTGTTAGTCAAATGGA is part of the Rattus norvegicus strain BN/NHsdMcwi chromosome 1, GRCr8, whole genome shotgun sequence genome and harbors:
- the Ccp110 gene encoding centriolar coiled-coil protein of 110 kDa isoform X1; the encoded protein is MEEYEKFCEKALARAQEASLSTDSFLPAQAESVSLIRFHGVAVLSPLLTIEKREKIQQEKQKALDVQTRKQANRKKALLTRVQEILENVQVRKAPNASDFDQWATETIASNSEVTGLSVPVTVPSDLLSPTEHCTSGKLGKTTGLLPVNNEDQQSPERMGLPKDSEVFGSLKQCESPGSRWAENGAAPRLSSASSQETVISDDPLLAKEEQEPSCLAEVTPDPYIISLQNLMKRSKEYVEREQSSWSLRSSLKKSVHETHSDKENDAAKASDCVKEKAPPMPVGRHCGSAIPDKPSLNKSNVLLQGASQASSLGTSVLASFLKTDLPVGTGPPTVPDAESDFKVIPTFVTENKVKSLIGPYAKLPSPEPSMSPTMHRRHSRSSSACQILINNPVNACELSPKGKEEAVDRIAPAAAETNESEIVPKPPTDLTGVGSSKVSATKVMSDTIREMVMGKPSQVHQALGNQLGNNVTVEQFAMEGPFIPDGRGMQKVDGTCIAVPKLHELQPTSQCVSSQTLEDACGLKAASVLAKNSCNVQMELNKSYDVKRPSPLLMQTQNSRQQMDTPPVPRGNEQFVDNSFEKVKRRLDLDVDSLQKENCPHILTAGSAEQERERPPERRYPKGSVYGNKNKMLETSPKEGQELLKSKMLAFEEMRKRLEEQHVQQLSLLIAEQEREQEQLQKEIEEQEKMLKEKAVTTDVSGLNSALELEWRKRSDPAFLETMLSQVDSLQTSNNSGFLSSALQYSFGSASEVPLYLRGSLTSGVTKLSVTRPFGRAQPKWSQVFSPEIQAKFNKITAVAKGFLTRKLMQTDKLKQLRQTVKDTMEFIRSFQSEAPLKRGVVSAQDASLQERVLAQLRAALYGIHDIFFVMDAAERMSILHHDREARKEKLLRQMDKMRSPRVALSVATQKSLDRKKFMKVAEMGMANKKFLLKQNPSETRVLQPNQGQNAPVHRLLSRQGTPKTSVKGVVQNRQKPSQSRVPNRAPVSGAYAGKTQRKRPNVATI
- the Ccp110 gene encoding centriolar coiled-coil protein of 110 kDa isoform X4; the encoded protein is MEEYEKFCEKALARAQEASLSTDSFLPAQAESVSLIRFHGVAVLSPLLTIEKREKIQQEKQKALDVQTRKQANRKKALLTRVQEILENVQVRKAPNASDFDQWATETIASNSEVTGLSVPVTVPSDLLSPTEHCTSGKLGKTTGLLPVNNEDQQSPERMGLPKDSEVFGSLKQCESPGSRWAENGAAPRLSSASSQETVISDDPLLAKEEQEPSCLAEVTPDPYIISLQNLMKRSKEYVEREQSSWSLRSSLKKSVHETHSDKENDAAKASDCVKEKAPPMPVGRHCGSAIPDKPSLNKSNVLLQGASQASSLGTSVLASFLKTDLPVGTGPPTVPDAESDFKVIPTFVTENKVKSLIGPYAKLPSPEPSMSPTMHRRHSRSSSACQILINNPVNACELSPKGKEEAVDRIAPAAAETNESEIVPKPPTDLTGVGSSKVSATKVMSDTIREMVMGKPSQVHQALGNQLGNNVTVEQFAMEGPFIPDGRGMQKVDGTCIAVPKLHELQPTSQCVSSQTLEDACGLKAASVLAKNSCNVQMELNKSYDVKRPSPLLMQTQNSRQQMDTPPVPRGNEQFVDNSFEKVKRRLDLDVDSLQKENCPHILTAGSAEQERERPPERRYPKGSVYGNKNKMLETSPKGQELLKSKMLAFEEMRKRLEEQHVQQLSLLIAEQEREQEQLQKEIEEQEKMLKEKAVTTDVSGLNSALELEWRKRSDPAFLETMLSQVDSLQTSNNSGFLSSALQYSFGSASEVPLYLRGSLTSGVTKLSVTRPFGRAQPKWSQVFSPEIQAKFNKITAVAKGFLTRKLMQTDKLKQLRQTVKDTMEFIRSFQSEAPLKRGVVSAQDASLQERVLAQLRAALYGIHDIFFVMDAAERMSILHHDREARKEKLLRQMDKMRSPRVALSVATQKSLDRKKFMKVAEMGMANKKFLLKQNPSETRVLQPNQGQNAPVHRLLSRQGSICRKNPKKAAKCCDNLRRQHSLG
- the Ccp110 gene encoding centriolar coiled-coil protein of 110 kDa isoform X2, which produces MEEYEKFCEKALARAQEASLSTDSFLPAQAESVSLIRFHGVAVLSPLLTIEKREKIQQEKQKALDVQTRKQANRKKALLTRVQEILENVQVRKAPNASDFDQWATETIASNSEVTGLSVPVTVPSDLLSPTEHCTSGKLGKTTGLLPVNNEDQQSPERMGLPKDSEVFGSLKQCESPGSRWAENGAAPRLSSASSQETVISDDPLLAKEEQEPSCLAEVTPDPYIISLQNLMKRSKEYVEREQSSWSLRSSLKKSVHETHSDKENDAAKASDCVKEKAPPMPVGRHCGSAIPDKPSLNKSNVLLQGASQASSLGTSVLASFLKTDLPVGTGPPTVPDAESDFKVIPTFVTENKVKSLIGPYAKLPSPEPSMSPTMHRRHSRSSSACQILINNPVNACELSPKGKEEAVDRIAPAAAETNESEIVPKPPTDLTGVGSSKVSATKVMSDTIREMVMGKPSQVHQALGNQLGNNVTVEQFAMEGPFIPDGRGMQKVDGTCIAVPKLHELQPTSQCVSSQTLEDACGLKAASVLAKNSCNVQMELNKSYDVKRPSPLLMQTQNSRQQMDTPPVPRGNEQFVDNSFEKVKRRLDLDVDSLQKENCPHILTAGSAEQERERPPERRYPKGSVYGNKNKMLETSPKGQELLKSKMLAFEEMRKRLEEQHVQQLSLLIAEQEREQEQLQKEIEEQEKMLKEKAVTTDVSGLNSALELEWRKRSDPAFLETMLSQVDSLQTSNNSGFLSSALQYSFGSASEVPLYLRGSLTSGVTKLSVTRPFGRAQPKWSQVFSPEIQAKFNKITAVAKGFLTRKLMQTDKLKQLRQTVKDTMEFIRSFQSEAPLKRGVVSAQDASLQERVLAQLRAALYGIHDIFFVMDAAERMSILHHDREARKEKLLRQMDKMRSPRVALSVATQKSLDRKKFMKVAEMGMANKKFLLKQNPSETRVLQPNQGQNAPVHRLLSRQGTPKTSVKGVVQNRQKPSQSRVPNRAPVSGAYAGKTQRKRPNVATI
- the Ccp110 gene encoding centriolar coiled-coil protein of 110 kDa isoform X3: MEEYEKFCEKALARAQEASLSTDSFLPAQAESVSLIRFHGVAVLSPLLTIEKREKIQQEKQKALDVQTRKQANRKKALLTRVQEILENVQVRKAPNASDFDQWATETIASNSEVTGLSVPVTVPSDLLSPTEHCTSGKLGKTTGLLPVNNEDQQSPERMGLPKDSEVFGSLKQCESPGSRWAENGAAPRLSSASSQETVISDDPLLAKEEQEPSCLAEVTPDPYIISLQNLMKRSKEYVEREQSSWSLRSSLKKSVHETHSDKENDAAKASDCVKEKAPPMPVGRHCGSAIPDKPSLNKSNVLLQGASQASSLGTSVLASFLKTDLPVGTGPPTVPDAESDFKVIPTFVTENKVKSLIGPYAKLPSPEPSMSPTMHRRHSRSSSACQILINNPVNACELSPKGKEEAVDRIAPAAAETNESEIVPKPPTDLTGVGSSKVSATKVMSDTIREMVMGKPSQVHQALGNQLGNNVTVEQFAMEGPFIPDGRGMQKVDGTCIAVPKLHELQPTSQCVSSQTLEDACGLKAASVLAKNSCNVQMELNKSYDVKRPSPLLMQTQNSRQQMDTPPVPRGNEQFVDNSFEKVKRRLDLDVDSLQKENCPHILTAGSAEQERERPPERRYPKGSVYGNKNKMLETSPKEGQELLKSKMLAFEEMRKRLEEQHVQQLSLLIAEQEREQEQLQKEIEEQEKMLKEKAVTTDVSGLNSALELEWRKRSDPAFLETMLSQVDSLQTSNNSGFLSSALQYSFGSASEVPLYLRGSLTSGVTKLSVTRPFGRAQPKWSQVFSPEIQAKFNKITAVAKGFLTRKLMQTDKLKQLRQTVKDTMEFIRSFQSEAPLKRGVVSAQDASLQERVLAQLRAALYGIHDIFFVMDAAERMSILHHDREARKEKLLRQMDKMRSPRVALSVATQKSLDRKKFMKVAEMGMANKKFLLKQNPSETRVLQPNQGQNAPVHRLLSRQGSICRKNPKKAAKCCDNLRRQHSLG
- the Ccp110 gene encoding centriolar coiled-coil protein of 110 kDa isoform X5, which produces MEEYEKFCEKALARAQEASLSTDSFLPAQAESVSLIRFHGVAVLSPLLTIEKREKIQQEKQKALDVQTRKQANRKKALLTRVQEILENVQVRKAPNASDFDQWATETIASNSEVTGLSVPVTVPSDLLSPTEHCTSGKLGKTTGLLPVNNEDQQSPERMGLPKDSEVFGSLKQCESPGSRWAENGAAPRLSSASSQETVISDDPLLAKEEQEPSCLAEVTPDPYIISLQNLMKRSKEYVEREQSSWSLRSSLKKSVHETHSDKENDAAKASDCVKEKAPPMPVGRHCGSAIPDKPSLNKSNVLLQGASQASSLGTSVLASFLKTDLPVGTGPPTVPDAESDFKVIPTFVTENKVKSLIGPYAKLPSPEPSMSPTMHRRHSRSSSACQILINNPVNACELSPKGKEEAVDRIAPAAAETNESEIVPKPPTDLTGVGSSKVSATKVMSDTIREMVMGKPSQVHQALGNQLGNNVTVEQFAMEGPFIPDGRGMQKVDGTCIAVPKLHELQPTSQCVSSQTLEDACGLKAASVLAKNSCNVQMELNKSYDVKRPSPLLMQTQNSRQQMDTPPVPRGNEQFVDNSFEKVKRRLDLDVDSLQKENCPHILTAGSAEQERERPPERRYPKGSVYGNKNKMLETSPKEGQELLKSKMLAFEEMRKRLEEQHVQQLSLLIAEQEREQEQLQKEIEEQEKMLKEKAVTTDVSGLNSALELEWRKRSDPAFLETMLSQVDSLQTSNNSGFLSSALQYSFGSASEVPLYLRGSLTSGVTKLSVTRPFGRAQPKWSQVFSPEIQAKFNKITAVAKGFLTRKLMQTDKLKQLRQTVKDTMEFIRSFQSEAPLKRGVVSAQDASLQERVLAQLRAALYGIHDIFFVMDAAERMSILHHDREARKEKLLRQMDKMRSPRVALSVATQKSLDRKKFMKVAEMGMANKKFLLKQNPSETRSICRKNPKKAAKCCDNLRRQHSLG
- the Ccp110 gene encoding centriolar coiled-coil protein of 110 kDa isoform X6, translating into MEEYEKFCEKALARAQEASLSTDSFLPAQAESVSLIRFHGVAVLSPLLTIEKREKIQQEKQKALDVQTRKQANRKKALLTRVQEILENVQVRKAPNASDFDQWATETIASNSEVTGLSVPVTVPSDLLSPTEHCTSGKLGKTTGLLPVNNEDQQSPERMGLPKDSEVFGSLKQCESPGSRWAENGAAPRLSSASSQETVISDDPLLAKEEQEPSCLAEVTPDPYIISLQNLMKRSKEYVEREQSSWSLRSSLKKSVHETHSDKENDAAKASDCVKEKAPPMPVGRHCGSAIPDKPSLNKSNVLLQGASQASSLGTSVLASFLKTDLPVGTGPPTVPDAESDFKVIPTFVTENKVKSLIGPYAKLPSPEPSMSPTMHRRHSRSSSACQILINNPVNACELSPKGKEEAVDRIAPAAAETNESEIVPKPPTDLTGVGSSKVSATKVMSDTIREMVMGKPSQVHQALGNQLGNNVTVEQFAMEGPFIPDGRGMQKVDGTCIAVPKLHELQPTSQCVSSQTLEDACGLKAASVLAKNSCNVQMELNKSYDVKRPSPLLMQTQNSRQQMDTPPVPRGNEQFVDNSFEKVKRRLDLDVDSLQKENCPHILTAGSAEQERERPPERRYPKGSVYGNKNKMLETSPKGQELLKSKMLAFEEMRKRLEEQHVQQLSLLIAEQEREQEQLQKEIEEQEKMLKEKAVTTDVSGLNSALELEWRKRSDPAFLETMLSQVDSLQTSNNSGFLSSALQYSFGSASEVPLYLRGSLTSGVTKLSVTRPFGRAQPKWSQVFSPEIQAKFNKITAVAKGFLTRKLMQTDKLKQLRQTVKDTMEFIRSFQSEAPLKRGVVSAQDASLQERVLAQLRAALYGIHDIFFVMDAAERMSILHHDREARKEKLLRQMDKMRSPRVALSVATQKSLDRKKFMKVAEMGMANKKFLLKQNPSETRSICRKNPKKAAKCCDNLRRQHSLG